The Leptolyngbya sp. 'hensonii' genomic interval CAATGCCACCACGACCATGGTCTTGCTGAATCAACCGACTGAATCTCTGGAGACGATCGTTTCAGCCTCCTGCTATTCTGGTTCCAGAACCACCAATGGCACAGAACACTGAATTTGGGTCAGACCTGGTTCAGCATTGGTAAGTGCCTCCCGGATCGGAGTGGCCAGAATCTCCAGACGACCCTGCATCAACTCCATCAGGAGCTGGCTCATCTGCAACTGCATTCCAGAAGAGAGATTGCCCACAATTCCTCGCTCTGATGGCCCATGTTGGAGCAGATCGATCGGTTCCTGCCAGCTTTCGCTGGGTCGCTGGTCTTCTACGAGAATGTGAACCTGCTTCGAAGTTGGATCAACAATCGTTGAAACTGTAATCTTACCTTCCTGCATCAGGGAAATGGGCGTATCAACCAGGGTCAATAGCACCTGGGTCAATCGCCGCAAATCAGCCAGGACATACACTTCTGTCTCTGGCATCACAACCTGCAGCCGCAGATTACGATTTTGAGCCTGCAGGCAAGTCAGTTGCTGGATCTCCTGCAATACCTGAAGCAATGAAACAGGCTCGATTTCCATCTGCTGGGTACCATGCTCCAGCTTGGCAACTTCCAAAATGCGATCGATCAGGTTCATCATTTTGAGGGCTGCTCCATGGGCCTGAGCAATGAATTCCCGCTCCTCAGCCGGATCATCACATAGGTCGGAGAGAATTAACTGATGGGAACCAATCAAGCTATTCAGGGGCGATCTCAATTCATGGGACGTGCGGGCTAGAAACCCAGCCTTAAACTGGCTCATCATGGCAGCCATCTGATAGGCCAGTTCAGTTTGCTTTAACTGCTCTTGCAATCGTAGGACTGCCGCATCTGCTGTTGGGGCCGGAAGCACAAGAGCCTGCCTGTTCGATCGCCGCAGTTGGCTCATGACAACTCCCAGACCCAAGCCAATCAGTAGAGAGGGGAGATTGATCCAATCCATAGGTTGAACCCATTATGATGGCAAAGCGCTAAGTCCAGACTGGGCTTAGCCCCAAAACATAGTCTAAGAGGTCATGGTGTAAAACCAGGGAAGAAATTCTATCTGGCAAGGATAAGCAGAGGCCAAACCGTATCGCTTCCTGGGGGATTCCCCATCACCCCGTCACCCCACTGAGCGGTTCTTTCCAACTCGCTTCCAGCAGATCCATTTGCTCCAGCTTTAGCCAAAGGGCTTGCAGGAGAGGCTCCAGGCCCATCTGAGCCACTGCCGAGATCTGAAACACCGGTCCCCCACTCAGATCAGTCAGTTGAGTCCCGATCTCATCCAGAAAGCCCGCATCCCGATCGAGGGCGTCAATTTTGTTCAGGACAAGAATTTGAGGCCGATCGGCCAATCCTCGACCATAGGCCAGCAACTCTTGCCGAATCGTCTGATAAGCGCCGATCGGGTCTTCCCCTGTAGCATCTACCAGGTGCAACAGCAGACGGGTGCGTTCAATATGACGCAGAAAATCATGCCCCAGGCCAGCCCCGGCATGAGCCCCTTCGATCAAACCTGGAATATCGGCAAAAACCGTACCATCTCCCGTTGGCTTCCGAACCACCCCCAGATTAGGCACCAGGGTCGTAAAGGGATAGTCGGCAATCTTGGGGCGCGCTGCCGACAGCACTGAAATCAGCGTAGACTTCCCGGCATTGGGGAGGCCAATAATTCCCACTTCTGCCAGCAGTTTCAACTCCAACCGCAGCAGATGCTCTTCTCCAGGGAGACCGGGCAGTGCATGTTCGGGAGCCCGGTTGCGATTGCTGAGAAAGTGCTTGTTACCCAAGCCACCTTTGCCCCCTTCAGCCACACACAATACCTGACCGGGGGTCACCAGATCCCCCAGAATCGTTTCCGCCTCGGCATCATAAACAACCGTGCCGCAAGGGACTTCAATGATCAAATCCTCCCCAGACGCGCCAGTGCAATTATTAGGCCCCCCCCGTTCTCCATCCTTGGCTTTGAAGAGATGGTTGTATCGAAAATCCAACAGCGTTTGCAGATTTGCAGTTGCCACCAGGATGACAGAACCTCCCCTGCCCCCATTTCCCCCCGAAGGTCCCCCAGCAGGAACATACTTCTCACGGCGAAAGGCAACCATACCATCCCCGCCCTTCCCTGCTCTGACCTGAATATCTGCCTGATCAATAAACTGCATTAGGATAAAAATTCATGTGCTACTCCATTTTGATCATAGAAAATCTGAAGGAGTCGTGCCCAGGAAAATAGAGTCCTGCAAGGTAGTGATCTGCCGGAACTCATCGTCATTAAAACCAATCCTCTCTCTGCCTCAGCCCGGTAAGCACTGCTCAACAAAATTCATCACCGGCAAGCTATGAAGATTTGCAGCGATCCGGGCAATTTCGCAGGCCTGTTCATAGTAAAGGCAGGTGCAGATCACCCGAAATTGCTCCTGATCCGGGCAACCCGCATGGAGTTCGATCGCACAATCGGTTTGATAGACCGTAAAAAACCGTGAGCCAGTTCCTGTAGTTTGCATTGACACTGTAGCGTAGTCCTGAGCACTAATTACAGACATTGAACGCTCCCTCCTTCTCGACCTTCTTGTTAAGACGCAACTCGCTGCATTCTGGTTCACAGCTTGAGATTGCAGTCCTCACCTTTTTCCTGCTGTCCCACTCTCTGAAACCACAAGGAAGCGCCCCAAATTTATAGATTTTTTCATAAATACTTCATAAATTTCAACAATATGAAATCCCTCTGGCAGGCAACTATCCGGAGAAGGATGCTGGAACTTGGGGGAAGTTTGTGGCGAGTAACCTGGGCAGACTGGCATCCCGAAAACTCTATCGTTTCAGGGCCAGCGTCAATCCATCCGCGATCGGCAGCAGACTCAAATCAACGCGCTCATCCCGGTACAACTTTTGATTAAAGGCTCGAATGATTGGGGTCCGTTTATCCCCATCGGCAGGATCGGCAACGCGACCAGACCAAAGCACATTATCTACCGCAATCACCCCACCAGGGCGGATAAGCTGCAGGGCTCGCTCATAGTAGTTTTCATAGTTCTGCTTGTCCGCATCAATGAAAGCAAAATCAAAGCTGCCGGCTTGCCCAGTAGCCAGCAATTGATCCAGGGTAGTCAGAGCCGGTGCAATGCGCAAATCAATTTTGTCAGCCACACCAGCAGCCTGCCAGTAGCGACGGGCGATCGCAGTACAGTCTGGATCAACATCACAGGCAATGAGTTGGCCATCAGCAGGCAAAGCCAGAGCGATCGAGAGAGAACTGTAGCCCGTGAAGACGCCCACTTCCAGAGCCTTCTTCCCCCCGATCAGCCGCACCAGCAAACCCAGAAACTGACCCTGATCCGGGGTGATCTGCATGATGGCTCCTGGCAGACGGGCTGTTTCTTGCCGCAGTTGGGCCAGAATTTCCGATTCCCGCAGGGACACAGACAACAGATAGTCGTAAAGGTCTTGACCCAAACCCAGCGTTTTATTGGACATGGTAGATGGTGAATGAGGTTGGCAGAGGGAAATAATCCGGCAGATTGGCTTTACCCGTACTAGAGGGTCCTAGCTCCTGTATGCTGGATCCTGTACTTCATATCCCGCATTGCTATGGTAAGAGCCATTCTAGCGGTAATCCTGGCTGGATTTATGACTGCCTGTTCCACGATCGGCGGACCTAGCAGGCAACTTGTGAAGCAGGCACTCGTCCTCCATCTAACCCAAATCCAACAGGAAATCAGCCAGCAGCTTCGGATGCCTCCTGCCTCTTTTGAAATCAACCAGGTCCGAGTTAATCGCCAACAATCTCTGCAGATTGAAGACCTGCCTGCCTTTCATATTCAGGGAACCTACAATCTGAGCATGGATCGTCATGAGGGATCTCTATCCCAGCAACAAAATCCCTTTGAACTCTACCTGCAACGTCAGCGTGATGGGAAAACCTGGCGCTGGGCGCGTCCCACCAGAACTGCAGCAGGCGAATCCATCTGGGCCATCCAGCCTCTTAATCCATCCCTAAATTAGGTATCAACAAACTCATTCCGTGAGTCTGAATCCTCTACAGTGTATAGATAAACCTAAATAAACCCGTTGATAAGCAGAGGTTAACTCGATATGCATTTGAGTGAATTGACCCATCCGAACCAACTGCATGGTCTGTCGATTCATCAGCTTCAGCAAATCGCCCATCAAATTCGTGAGAAGCATTTGCAGACTGTGGCAGCCAGTGGTGGGCATTTGGGTCCCGGATTGGGGGTAGTGGAACTGACTCTGGCCCTCTACCAGACGCTTGACCTCGATCGGGACAAGGTCATTTGGGATGTAGGTCACCAGGCTTATCCTCACAAGCTCATTACCGGGCGTTACCACAACTTCCATACCCTGCGACAGCGGAACGGAGTAGCTGGTTATCTGAAGCGCTGTGAAAGTCCGTTCGATCACTTTGGTGCCGGACATGCTTCCACCAGCATCTCTGCCGGTTTAGGCATGGCCCTGGCCCGGGATGCCCAGGGCGAGAATTTTAAAGTCGTGGCTGTGATTGGAGATGGCGCACTCACCGGTGGCATGGCTCTGGAAGCCATCAACCATGCAGGGCACCTGCCCAAAACAAAACTTCTGGTTGTCTTGAATGACAACGAAATGTCCATTTCACCCAACGTGGGAGCCCTGTCGCGCTACTTGAACAAAATGCGCTTGAGTCCTCCCGTCCAGTTCATCTCAGACAACATCAAAGAACAGGTTAAAAATATTCCCTTTGTGGGGGAATCCCTCTCACCGGAACTGGGTCGTCTACGGGAAGGGATGAAGCGATTGGCGGTTTCCAAAGTTGGTGCCGTATTTGAGGAACTGGGCTTTACCTACATTGGCCCAGTCGATGGTCACAATCTGGAAGAACTCATTGCCACATTCCAGCAGGCTCATCAGCACCCAGGTCCAGTCCTGGTACATGTTTCCACCGTTAAAGGCAAGGGATATGCGATCGCTGAAGAAGATCAGGTTGGCTATCACGCCCAATCTCCCTTCAATCTGGCTACTGGGAAGGCAAATCCTTCCAGCAAACCCAAGCCGCCCAGCTACTCCAAGGTCTTTGGCGATACGCTGACAAAAATCGCTGAAAACAATCCCAGAGTCATCGGGATTACTGCTGCTATGGCCACAGGCACAGGGCTGGATATTCTGCAGGCAAAACTCCCCAAACAGTACATTGATGTCGGTATTGCCGAGCAGCACGCCGTGACCATGGCTGCCGGAATGGCCTGTGAAGGCATCCGTCCCGTAGTGACCATTTACTCCACCTTTCTCCAGCGGGCCTATGACCAGATCATTCACGATGTCTGCATTCAAAACCTGCCCGTCTTCTTTTGCATGGACCGGGCTGGCATTGTGGGGGCAGATGGCCCCACCCACCAGGGGATGTATGACATTGCCTACCTGCGGTGCATTCCCAACATGGTTTTGATGGCTCCGAAGGACGAGGCTGAATTGCAACGTATGTTAATCACAGGCATCAAGCACACGGATGGCCCGATCGCAATGCGTTACCCCAGGGGGAATGGCCACGGAGTGCCGCTGATGGCAGAAGGCTGGGAACCCCTACCGATCGGAAAAGGAGAAGTGTTACGCCAGGGAGATAACATCCTGCTAATTGGCTTTGGCTCTATGGTTTACCCATCCATGCAGGTCGCTGAGATCTTGAGCGAACACGGGATTGAAGCCACCGTGATTAACGCTCGCTTTGCCAAGCCGCTAGACATGGAATTGATCGCGCCGCTGGCCCAGCAGATCGGTCGGGTTGTCACCCTGGAAGAAGGGTGTCTGCCTGGAGGATTCGGGTCTGCCGTTGCCGAAGCCCTGCTCGATCGGGACATTCTCGTCCCAATCACTCGGATTGGCATCCCCGATCAACTGGTCGATCATGCCACGCCCGACGAGTCCAAAGCAGAATTAGGGTTAACCAGTCCCCAGATTGCAGAACGGTTGTTGAAACTGTTTTCCAATCAGGCCCCAACTACCACCAGTTCCATGGCGATCGGATAGGTTCGCCCTTTTGGAATAGATTTCATCTCGCTGGGGCAGATTTAGCAGTCAAGAGCAATCAAGCTTTAGTTGCCAAATTTGCCCCTTTAAAGTGCCGGGACAAATTCTGTCGATGGTCTAGCCTTTCCTGAGCGAGTATGCTGACTTTATTATTTTGGAATTTAAACCATCGTCCCATTGCTGAGCACATTATCAATCTTGCGGTTCTGCATGAAGTCGATATTCTGATTTTGGCTGAACGAGCCGAACAGAGTATCCCAGCAGGCGAGCTGCTGGAGCAACTTAATCTGCACTCGTCAACGCTATATCACTTTCCCTTTAGTAATTGCCAGAAGATCACTCTTTTCTGTCGCTTCCCGCGTGAGTTTATTCAAGCTATTTATGAGAGGGACCGATTGACGATTCGAAGAATTATGTTACCTGCACAATTAGAACTGCTGCTAGTTGCCACGCACTTACCCAGCCGCCTCCACACGGATCAAGATAGCCAAAGAGGAGGGTTCTATGAGCTATCCAGGGAAATTCGTGAGGCTGAGGAAAGAGTGAATCATAGCAATACGATTTTGATAGGAGATTTAAACGCCAATCCTTTTGATTCGGGGACCGTATCAGCGACAGGACTCCATGCGACCATGACCAAGACTGTAGCTCAACGAGGGACTCGGACCGTTGAACAACGGCAATACCCTTTCTTCTACAATCCCATGTGGAGTCAGATGGGAGATGAGAGCCCAGGACCATCGGGAACGTACTACTACGATAAATCAGGTGATGTTTGTTATTTTTGGAATATGTTCGATCAGGTGATGCTTCGACCAACGTTGCTGGATCGATTTCCTCAGGAAGGAGTTAAGGTTCTGACTGGATGCGGAAGCGTTAATTTCTTAGATTCTAAGGGTAGACCAAATACGAAGATTGCTTCTGATCACCTTCCTGTTTTACTGAAGCTCCATGTGTAACTTCTCTCAGCTTATGCACAGTTTATGAGTCAACCCATTCCTGATCTCTGGCCTGATTTTGGTGAAACGAACCTGATTACCCCTTTAACCATCTTAAAAGCACAGGCTACAGCACTGGCTAAAAAAACAAACGGTTTGGTAGAAGCCACAGTAACAAGTAGTTCAGAAGCTAATGGCGACTTTATCCAC includes:
- a CDS encoding HAMP domain-containing sensor histidine kinase, with the protein product MDWINLPSLLIGLGLGVVMSQLRRSNRQALVLPAPTADAAVLRLQEQLKQTELAYQMAAMMSQFKAGFLARTSHELRSPLNSLIGSHQLILSDLCDDPAEEREFIAQAHGAALKMMNLIDRILEVAKLEHGTQQMEIEPVSLLQVLQEIQQLTCLQAQNRNLRLQVVMPETEVYVLADLRRLTQVLLTLVDTPISLMQEGKITVSTIVDPTSKQVHILVEDQRPSESWQEPIDLLQHGPSERGIVGNLSSGMQLQMSQLLMELMQGRLEILATPIREALTNAEPGLTQIQCSVPLVVLEPE
- the obgE gene encoding GTPase ObgE, with protein sequence MQFIDQADIQVRAGKGGDGMVAFRREKYVPAGGPSGGNGGRGGSVILVATANLQTLLDFRYNHLFKAKDGERGGPNNCTGASGEDLIIEVPCGTVVYDAEAETILGDLVTPGQVLCVAEGGKGGLGNKHFLSNRNRAPEHALPGLPGEEHLLRLELKLLAEVGIIGLPNAGKSTLISVLSAARPKIADYPFTTLVPNLGVVRKPTGDGTVFADIPGLIEGAHAGAGLGHDFLRHIERTRLLLHLVDATGEDPIGAYQTIRQELLAYGRGLADRPQILVLNKIDALDRDAGFLDEIGTQLTDLSGGPVFQISAVAQMGLEPLLQALWLKLEQMDLLEASWKEPLSGVTG
- a CDS encoding class I SAM-dependent methyltransferase, producing the protein MSNKTLGLGQDLYDYLLSVSLRESEILAQLRQETARLPGAIMQITPDQGQFLGLLVRLIGGKKALEVGVFTGYSSLSIALALPADGQLIACDVDPDCTAIARRYWQAAGVADKIDLRIAPALTTLDQLLATGQAGSFDFAFIDADKQNYENYYERALQLIRPGGVIAVDNVLWSGRVADPADGDKRTPIIRAFNQKLYRDERVDLSLLPIADGLTLALKR
- the dxs gene encoding 1-deoxy-D-xylulose-5-phosphate synthase, which gives rise to MHLSELTHPNQLHGLSIHQLQQIAHQIREKHLQTVAASGGHLGPGLGVVELTLALYQTLDLDRDKVIWDVGHQAYPHKLITGRYHNFHTLRQRNGVAGYLKRCESPFDHFGAGHASTSISAGLGMALARDAQGENFKVVAVIGDGALTGGMALEAINHAGHLPKTKLLVVLNDNEMSISPNVGALSRYLNKMRLSPPVQFISDNIKEQVKNIPFVGESLSPELGRLREGMKRLAVSKVGAVFEELGFTYIGPVDGHNLEELIATFQQAHQHPGPVLVHVSTVKGKGYAIAEEDQVGYHAQSPFNLATGKANPSSKPKPPSYSKVFGDTLTKIAENNPRVIGITAAMATGTGLDILQAKLPKQYIDVGIAEQHAVTMAAGMACEGIRPVVTIYSTFLQRAYDQIIHDVCIQNLPVFFCMDRAGIVGADGPTHQGMYDIAYLRCIPNMVLMAPKDEAELQRMLITGIKHTDGPIAMRYPRGNGHGVPLMAEGWEPLPIGKGEVLRQGDNILLIGFGSMVYPSMQVAEILSEHGIEATVINARFAKPLDMELIAPLAQQIGRVVTLEEGCLPGGFGSAVAEALLDRDILVPITRIGIPDQLVDHATPDESKAELGLTSPQIAERLLKLFSNQAPTTTSSMAIG
- a CDS encoding endonuclease/exonuclease/phosphatase family protein; this encodes MLTLLFWNLNHRPIAEHIINLAVLHEVDILILAERAEQSIPAGELLEQLNLHSSTLYHFPFSNCQKITLFCRFPREFIQAIYERDRLTIRRIMLPAQLELLLVATHLPSRLHTDQDSQRGGFYELSREIREAEERVNHSNTILIGDLNANPFDSGTVSATGLHATMTKTVAQRGTRTVEQRQYPFFYNPMWSQMGDESPGPSGTYYYDKSGDVCYFWNMFDQVMLRPTLLDRFPQEGVKVLTGCGSVNFLDSKGRPNTKIASDHLPVLLKLHV